In Endozoicomonas sp. GU-1, one DNA window encodes the following:
- a CDS encoding CNNM domain-containing protein, translating into MLLVVLFACLIVAVTAFLSLLESSLVAVDELRLVTILYKRPDNKQAIQQVFQKKREHLSAIVLLSTLISISGSTFLGALAAREFNDLWMVIFTALLAYFMLVFAKVLPKLLAVQIADRVVARYSPFIHLMYSVTRPVLLLALVWTRLLPKPVEEDRSSDELRSIIKHYNKCGVIGKRQRKQANAVLTSHQRQLTELVERSIPAVCLLSEATVASVETTIRSYPCKRYVVLTDGKPTGIVLYRHIARCLVNEEADISVGELMRKTINLAPETSLHEAMTALQEARASIILLLGETVEQTRIVTAKKLYQALLR; encoded by the coding sequence ATGCTCCTGGTCGTTCTTTTTGCATGCCTGATTGTTGCTGTTACTGCTTTTCTATCCCTTCTTGAATCATCGTTGGTGGCGGTGGATGAGTTAAGGCTGGTCACGATCCTGTACAAAAGGCCCGACAATAAACAGGCGATCCAGCAAGTCTTTCAGAAAAAGCGGGAGCACCTGTCGGCGATCGTTTTGTTAAGCACGCTGATCAGTATTTCTGGCAGTACTTTCCTTGGGGCGCTGGCTGCCAGGGAATTTAACGATCTCTGGATGGTTATTTTTACGGCACTGCTCGCTTATTTTATGCTGGTATTTGCCAAGGTTCTGCCCAAGCTGCTGGCAGTGCAGATTGCTGATAGGGTCGTCGCCCGGTATTCACCCTTTATCCATCTTATGTATTCAGTGACCAGACCTGTCTTGTTGTTAGCCTTGGTCTGGACCCGTCTTTTACCCAAGCCCGTTGAAGAAGACAGAAGCAGTGATGAACTGCGGAGTATTATCAAGCATTATAATAAGTGTGGAGTGATAGGTAAACGTCAGCGAAAACAGGCCAATGCTGTACTGACTTCCCATCAGCGTCAGCTGACTGAGCTGGTTGAGCGCTCAATACCCGCTGTTTGTCTGTTATCCGAGGCAACCGTCGCTTCTGTTGAAACGACGATTCGCTCATATCCCTGTAAGCGTTATGTGGTTCTGACCGATGGCAAGCCGACGGGCATTGTTCTCTATCGGCATATCGCCCGTTGTCTGGTTAATGAAGAGGCGGATATCTCAGTGGGGGAGCTTATGAGAAAAACCATTAATCTGGCACCGGAAACCTCATTGCATGAGGCAATGACAGCGCTTCAGGAGGCCAGGGCATCCATTATCCTGCTTTTGGGGGAGACGGTAGAACAGACCCGGATTGTCACCGCGAAAAAGTTGTACCAGGCTTTACTGCGCTGA
- a CDS encoding TetR/AcrR family transcriptional regulator, translated as MPTTDKRTQREITIIQTTLTILKEKGFMDLKMSEVAKQAQFSMGTVYSHFSSKEDLLLGCAITISSTMATAFHKVLNSPLPAMERLLTLNIAIWLSYARQPHHYFLRQLAMTPDIWQRASTARAQALDNIYHKMSQMVKALIIELMADNPAITDQNREAALADILMGIWSLGEGLFQISMSGFGLKQPSVQKDNGFSLLTSNLAKYLQGWGWRAPFSPPMIDNCKLQAEQVVANCISS; from the coding sequence ATGCCAACAACCGACAAACGGACACAGAGAGAGATAACTATTATTCAGACCACCCTGACCATTCTTAAGGAAAAGGGCTTTATGGACCTGAAAATGTCTGAAGTTGCCAAACAAGCCCAATTTTCAATGGGAACCGTATATTCGCACTTCTCCAGCAAGGAAGATCTGTTGCTGGGTTGCGCTATCACTATCTCCAGCACGATGGCGACGGCATTCCATAAAGTGCTCAACAGCCCGTTACCCGCGATGGAACGTCTGCTGACGCTTAATATTGCCATCTGGTTGTCTTATGCCAGACAGCCCCATCACTACTTTCTGCGACAACTGGCAATGACCCCGGATATCTGGCAACGGGCATCAACAGCACGGGCACAGGCACTGGACAACATCTACCATAAGATGAGCCAGATGGTTAAAGCACTGATTATTGAGTTAATGGCGGACAACCCGGCAATCACTGACCAGAATCGTGAGGCCGCACTGGCTGATATTTTGATGGGCATCTGGAGTCTCGGCGAAGGTCTGTTCCAGATCAGCATGTCCGGGTTTGGCCTGAAACAACCCTCCGTGCAGAAGGACAATGGCTTCAGCCTGCTCACTTCCAACCTGGCCAAATACCTGCAGGGCTGGGGATGGAGAGCACCGTTTTCACCACCTATGATTGACAACTGCAAGCTTCAGGCTGAGCAGGTTGTTGCTAACTGTATAAGTAGTTAA
- a CDS encoding efflux RND transporter periplasmic adaptor subunit, with product MHLTPSSRSSIAVMVLMTFTLLTGCDQEQTGHKEVIRPVKLFKVKDPQQQQLRYFPGKVTATEEAEISFRIPGQIDKVEVKQGDDVTEGQVLAYLDDRDIRNELQDRQANYELAKAEFERASSLLEKRVISQSSYDTASARLKSAEAALKLSRDKLAYTTLTAPFSGRVAQTLAEAHQQVQAQQPVLILQSSDRLDISIQVPESIVSHVNANAVNNGYQPIATFPGAPGKEFPVNYKEHATRVTPGTQSYEVIFTRMAPTNMNILPGMTATVIIDLARVIDTRGQPGYVLVPISAVSKTDTDNKTVVWLFDQATSQVAPVEVTTGRITEAGIQVLSGLNTGDQIVTAGLSQLYDGMTVKPLHKERGL from the coding sequence ATGCATCTCACCCCTTCATCCCGATCATCCATCGCCGTGATGGTGTTAATGACGTTCACCCTGCTGACCGGTTGCGATCAGGAGCAAACCGGTCATAAAGAAGTCATCCGGCCGGTAAAGCTCTTTAAGGTAAAAGATCCCCAGCAGCAGCAGTTACGTTATTTTCCAGGCAAGGTAACGGCGACCGAAGAAGCCGAAATATCCTTCCGTATACCCGGACAGATCGACAAGGTCGAGGTCAAACAGGGCGATGATGTGACTGAAGGACAGGTGCTGGCTTATCTGGATGACCGGGATATCCGCAATGAGCTTCAGGATCGTCAGGCGAATTATGAACTTGCCAAGGCCGAGTTTGAACGCGCCAGCTCCCTGTTAGAAAAGAGAGTGATTTCACAATCAAGCTACGATACGGCCAGTGCCAGACTGAAATCTGCGGAAGCGGCGCTGAAATTAAGCCGGGACAAACTGGCGTATACGACACTGACAGCACCTTTCAGTGGCCGGGTTGCCCAGACTCTGGCCGAAGCGCACCAGCAGGTTCAGGCCCAGCAGCCGGTCCTTATTCTGCAAAGCAGTGATCGGCTCGATATCAGCATCCAGGTACCTGAAAGTATCGTTTCCCATGTCAACGCCAATGCGGTCAACAATGGCTATCAGCCCATCGCTACCTTCCCGGGGGCTCCTGGTAAGGAGTTTCCGGTCAACTATAAAGAACATGCGACACGGGTAACTCCGGGCACCCAGAGTTATGAAGTCATTTTCACCCGGATGGCACCCACCAATATGAACATTCTTCCCGGTATGACCGCCACGGTCATTATTGACCTGGCCCGGGTCATTGATACCCGGGGGCAACCAGGATACGTTCTGGTTCCCATTTCAGCCGTGTCCAAAACTGACACTGACAATAAGACAGTGGTCTGGCTTTTTGATCAGGCTACCAGTCAGGTTGCCCCTGTCGAAGTGACCACAGGACGTATTACCGAAGCGGGAATTCAGGTTCTGTCAGGTCTCAATACCGGTGACCAGATCGTTACCGCAGGTCTCAGTCAGCTATACGATGGCATGACCGTCAAACCGCTGCACAAGGAACGGGGACTATAA
- a CDS encoding efflux RND transporter permease subunit produces the protein MNIAEYSISHRVISWMFVVILLVGGAMSFFGLGQLEFPEFTIKQAMVITHYPGASPEQVEEEVTLPLEEAIQQMEYVKHIDSISSNGRSQIMVEMKEQYDKDQLPQIWDEMRRKVNDTQSSLPPGVYASVVVDDYSDVYGMLFNITGEGYTSRDLENYADYLKRELVLVEGVKKVSIAGARQEQVVVEMSQAKLANLGIDPAWIFALIQNQNVVSNAGNMLVEGRSIRIHPTGEFNDIHELEQLIISPPGSTQLVRLGDIATVRRDFDETPDTLYSSNGRQALSLGISFASGVNVVDIGDAIRQRIDELESVQPVGIELTKVYDQPATVSESVNGFLINLLESIAIVIVVLLLAMGVRAGLLMGAVLLLTILGTFIVMKVIGIELQLISLGALIIALGMLVDNAIVVTEGIQVGIQRGLTRLQAAKQVVSQNQWPLLGATVIAIMAFAPIGLSDDATGEFCLSLFQVLLISLFLSWITAITLTPFFCNILFKKDELAARQAAGESIDPYQGALFTLYKQLLGFSLVHRPITISLTVLALVLAMMGFGSVKNVFFPPSNTPMFFVDFWMPEGSDVRATETRVAEFEQLLLTLPGVKMSQR, from the coding sequence ATGAATATTGCCGAATATTCCATATCCCACCGGGTGATCAGCTGGATGTTTGTGGTTATCCTGCTGGTGGGTGGTGCAATGTCGTTTTTTGGACTGGGCCAGCTGGAGTTCCCTGAGTTCACCATCAAACAGGCCATGGTCATTACCCACTATCCTGGAGCTTCCCCGGAACAGGTGGAAGAAGAAGTGACACTGCCATTGGAAGAAGCCATTCAGCAGATGGAGTATGTCAAACACATCGACTCCATCAGCAGCAATGGCCGTTCTCAGATTATGGTGGAGATGAAAGAACAATACGACAAAGATCAACTGCCACAGATCTGGGATGAAATGCGCCGTAAGGTCAATGACACCCAGAGTAGTCTGCCGCCCGGCGTCTACGCCTCGGTTGTGGTGGACGACTATAGCGATGTCTATGGCATGCTGTTCAACATTACCGGGGAAGGCTATACCTCCAGGGACCTGGAAAACTACGCCGATTACCTGAAACGTGAACTGGTGCTGGTTGAAGGGGTCAAGAAAGTCTCCATCGCCGGTGCCCGTCAGGAACAGGTGGTGGTTGAGATGTCCCAGGCCAAACTGGCTAACCTGGGTATCGATCCAGCCTGGATATTCGCCCTGATCCAGAATCAGAATGTGGTTTCCAATGCCGGTAATATGCTGGTTGAAGGTCGCTCCATACGCATTCATCCCACCGGTGAGTTCAATGACATTCATGAACTGGAACAGCTGATCATCAGCCCACCGGGGAGCACACAGCTGGTTCGACTCGGCGATATCGCCACCGTTCGTCGAGACTTCGATGAAACACCGGACACACTCTATTCCTCCAATGGCCGCCAGGCTCTGTCACTGGGCATTTCCTTCGCTTCCGGTGTTAACGTGGTGGATATCGGCGACGCTATTCGTCAGCGCATTGATGAGCTTGAGTCTGTGCAACCGGTTGGCATTGAGCTCACCAAAGTATACGACCAACCGGCAACGGTTTCGGAATCCGTCAATGGTTTCCTGATCAACCTGCTGGAATCCATTGCCATTGTTATTGTCGTACTGCTGCTGGCCATGGGCGTACGTGCAGGCCTGTTGATGGGCGCTGTTCTGCTGTTGACCATTCTCGGTACGTTCATTGTTATGAAGGTGATCGGCATTGAACTCCAGCTGATTTCCCTGGGTGCCCTGATCATTGCCCTGGGGATGCTGGTGGATAACGCCATTGTCGTCACAGAAGGGATTCAGGTCGGTATTCAACGGGGACTCACCCGGTTGCAGGCCGCCAAACAGGTTGTCAGCCAGAACCAGTGGCCCTTGCTGGGTGCCACCGTCATTGCCATTATGGCATTCGCACCTATTGGCCTTTCTGATGATGCCACCGGTGAATTCTGTCTGTCGTTGTTCCAGGTGCTGTTGATCTCCCTGTTCCTGAGCTGGATCACAGCCATCACCCTGACCCCTTTCTTCTGCAACATTCTGTTCAAGAAGGACGAGCTGGCTGCCCGACAGGCGGCGGGTGAATCCATAGATCCTTACCAGGGAGCGCTGTTCACCCTGTATAAACAGTTGCTCGGGTTCTCTCTGGTCCACCGCCCCATCACCATCAGCTTGACGGTTCTGGCACTGGTGCTGGCGATGATGGGGTTTGGTTCGGTGAAAAATGTCTTTTTCCCGCCATCCAACACGCCGATGTTCTTTGTGGATTTCTGGATGCCGGAGGGCAGTGATGTCCGTGCTACCGAAACAAGGGTGGCAGAGTTTGAGCAACTACTGCTGACCCTCCCCGGCGTAAAAATGTCACAACGGTGA
- a CDS encoding efflux RND transporter permease subunit codes for MIGQGAQRFILPYMPEKQYSSFGQLIIETDNLEAITPLIPTLEIRLTEDFGDVEYRIKYLQNGPSPAAEIEARFYGEDPEVLRSLAVQAINVLRNEPMATHIRHGWRNQVSLIRPHLDEASARRSGISKQALDDALLVNFSGRQVGVYREGSQLMPLIVRSPESERLNADSITDLQVWSADYNSYVPITQAISSFDTEWENPLIIRRDRKRMMSVMADPELLGDETADSVLRKVRANIEAIPLPDGYQLEWGGAHELSSNAQSAVFASIPLGYLGMFLITVFLFNTIRQPIAIWCTVPLALIGVVAGLLALNAPFSFMALLGLLSLSGMIIKNGIVLVEQIKLELEEGREEHEAIFHASVSRLRPVCMAALTTMLGMIPLLFDAFFKSMAVTIIFGLGFATVLTLIVLPVIYSLLYKVSFKGFNYRNIAY; via the coding sequence GTGATTGGCCAGGGCGCACAGCGTTTTATTCTTCCTTATATGCCGGAAAAGCAATACAGCAGTTTCGGCCAGCTGATTATCGAGACGGATAACCTGGAAGCCATCACACCGCTGATCCCGACATTGGAAATCCGCCTGACCGAAGACTTCGGTGATGTGGAATATCGGATCAAATACTTACAGAATGGCCCTTCACCCGCCGCAGAAATTGAAGCCCGTTTCTATGGCGAAGACCCGGAAGTATTACGTTCTCTGGCAGTACAGGCCATCAATGTACTGCGTAACGAACCGATGGCCACACATATACGACATGGATGGCGCAATCAGGTCAGCCTGATTCGCCCTCACCTGGATGAAGCCAGTGCCCGCCGCAGCGGTATCTCCAAACAGGCGTTGGACGACGCTCTGCTGGTGAATTTCAGCGGCCGTCAGGTTGGCGTCTATCGTGAAGGCAGCCAGTTAATGCCGTTGATTGTCCGCTCTCCGGAATCCGAACGTCTGAATGCCGATAGCATTACCGATCTGCAGGTTTGGAGTGCTGACTATAACAGTTATGTGCCCATCACCCAGGCCATTTCCAGTTTTGATACCGAATGGGAAAACCCGCTGATCATCCGCCGGGACCGTAAACGCATGATGTCCGTAATGGCTGATCCGGAGTTGCTGGGTGATGAAACCGCCGACAGCGTGTTGCGCAAGGTGCGTGCAAACATCGAAGCCATTCCACTGCCCGATGGTTACCAGCTGGAATGGGGTGGCGCTCATGAACTGTCTTCTAATGCACAGAGTGCGGTGTTTGCCTCAATACCGCTGGGCTATCTGGGGATGTTTCTGATTACCGTATTCCTGTTTAACACCATACGACAGCCTATAGCTATCTGGTGTACGGTTCCCCTGGCACTGATTGGTGTTGTGGCAGGGCTGCTGGCGCTGAATGCACCGTTCAGTTTTATGGCGCTGCTGGGCCTGCTGAGTCTGTCGGGCATGATCATCAAGAACGGTATCGTTCTGGTGGAACAGATCAAACTGGAGCTGGAGGAAGGCCGGGAAGAACATGAGGCCATATTCCACGCCTCGGTCAGCCGCCTGCGGCCCGTCTGTATGGCCGCCCTGACCACCATGCTGGGGATGATTCCACTGTTGTTTGATGCCTTTTTCAAATCCATGGCCGTGACCATTATCTTCGGCCTGGGCTTTGCTACGGTACTGACACTGATCGTACTGCCGGTGATCTACTCCCTGCTGTACAAGGTCAGCTTTAAAGGGTTCAATTACCGGAATATTGCCTACTGA
- a CDS encoding cobalamin adenosyltransferase: MKKNRFCHDPKILRRYPRTLLPIYLRRLPLCDYEIITDELCATLGGVISELEGDQRFVDIYDFLDQLQPRIFHMNGSVRGRQAIFEQQIQWLAGYFDHYQQEIEGQLHGFVLPRGGRPVQLLHSCRSLSKKAVRALVKVDAHGIEVPDELHRFGNMLCNLFFRLTVVINRRLGIVEPEYQSLSYNLKPPSRKEQQ, encoded by the coding sequence ATGAAAAAGAACAGGTTTTGCCATGACCCTAAAATACTCCGGCGATATCCGCGAACTCTGCTACCCATTTATCTACGAAGACTCCCCCTGTGTGATTATGAAATTATCACCGACGAACTGTGTGCAACGCTCGGTGGTGTTATCAGCGAGCTGGAAGGCGATCAGCGGTTTGTCGATATCTATGATTTCCTGGATCAACTGCAACCCAGAATTTTCCACATGAATGGTTCAGTCCGTGGCAGGCAGGCGATTTTTGAACAGCAGATACAGTGGCTGGCAGGTTACTTTGATCACTACCAGCAAGAGATAGAAGGCCAGCTGCACGGTTTTGTCCTTCCCAGGGGCGGTCGTCCCGTGCAATTACTGCACAGCTGTCGTTCACTCTCCAAAAAGGCGGTCAGGGCGCTGGTCAAGGTAGACGCCCATGGCATTGAGGTGCCGGATGAGTTACATCGGTTTGGCAATATGCTCTGTAATCTGTTCTTCCGTTTAACGGTGGTGATCAATCGCCGACTCGGCATTGTAGAACCTGAATACCAGAGTTTGAGCTATAACCTGAAGCCGCCATCCAGAAAAGAACAACAATAA
- a CDS encoding TonB-dependent receptor domain-containing protein — protein MSFNHRSVFARTGLSVAVAMSVMSSAAAAEEVYKLGEVVVTAARTAQTVDESLAPVTVINREQIERAQATTVVELLNQSAPGVQISSSGGPGSVSGVYVRGTKTAQTLILMNGQKINTASSGSAPLEYIDPDQIERIEIVRGPRSTLYGADAVGGVINIITRKGSGDPKLTIKAGGGSHGTGEYGLNFGGETDGTRYNLGARLYETQGYDRTITTFGHDGDDDAYRNKSFSGNVSRAFDSGIEAGVNFAHSEGKSEYDVNYADSPQGYPINYFEVSNLNTYLSFALSDIWDSRLESGFQRDHRNDEGPSSSHSTNKRYSFSWINDLGWADNQLLTTGVDYSNDTYAGSSNYVVNERYNTGIFAQNLTSFVNSDLQLGGRYDDNEAFGSEFTGNVSWGVNLPKQMRGLVSYGTAFRAPTFADMYPESAPNPDLKPETAKNTEIELRGVFGEQSRWSVNIYQNDMKDMLNYALRDGKFQTFNVDKARIRGIEFEVGTHYLGWEINTNLTYVDPENRSGANSGKKLHYRAQQMAALNMDKDFGRWSLGGTFRAQGKSWVNTTNTEQLPGFGTVDLRASVELMPQLETQFKVVNLLDKNYQPVDGYRGEPRGVFATLVWSPEL, from the coding sequence ATGTCGTTTAATCATCGTTCTGTTTTTGCACGCACCGGACTTTCGGTTGCTGTGGCAATGTCTGTGATGAGTTCTGCTGCGGCAGCAGAAGAGGTTTATAAGCTTGGAGAGGTTGTTGTTACAGCGGCAAGGACTGCTCAAACTGTTGATGAGAGTTTGGCTCCAGTGACGGTGATTAATCGGGAGCAGATTGAGCGTGCTCAGGCAACAACTGTTGTTGAGTTGCTCAATCAGTCGGCTCCTGGGGTTCAGATTTCCTCTAGTGGTGGCCCGGGAAGCGTATCTGGCGTGTATGTGCGGGGTACAAAAACTGCCCAGACATTGATTCTAATGAATGGACAGAAGATCAATACGGCAAGCTCTGGTTCAGCACCTCTGGAATACATTGACCCTGACCAGATTGAACGGATTGAGATTGTTCGTGGCCCTCGTTCCACACTGTACGGCGCAGATGCTGTAGGTGGTGTTATCAATATCATTACAAGAAAAGGTTCTGGCGATCCGAAACTGACAATTAAAGCCGGTGGTGGAAGTCATGGTACTGGTGAATATGGCCTGAATTTTGGTGGGGAAACGGATGGAACCCGTTATAACTTGGGGGCTCGCCTTTATGAAACTCAAGGGTATGACCGGACCATCACAACATTTGGTCATGATGGTGACGATGATGCCTATCGTAACAAGTCATTCTCTGGAAATGTGTCCAGAGCATTTGATAGTGGCATTGAAGCAGGTGTTAACTTTGCACACTCTGAGGGTAAGTCTGAGTATGACGTTAATTACGCTGACAGTCCTCAAGGGTATCCGATAAATTACTTTGAAGTATCCAATCTTAATACCTATCTGTCGTTTGCATTAAGTGATATCTGGGATAGCAGACTGGAATCGGGTTTTCAGAGGGATCATCGTAATGATGAAGGTCCAAGCTCGAGCCATTCTACGAACAAGCGATACTCATTTAGCTGGATCAATGATTTAGGATGGGCGGATAATCAGCTATTAACAACCGGGGTTGACTACTCGAATGATACCTATGCAGGTTCGAGTAACTACGTTGTTAATGAACGTTACAATACCGGTATTTTTGCCCAGAACCTGACCTCTTTTGTAAACAGTGATCTACAACTGGGTGGACGTTATGATGATAATGAGGCCTTTGGTAGCGAGTTTACCGGGAATGTATCCTGGGGGGTGAATCTGCCTAAACAAATGAGGGGCTTGGTTTCTTATGGCACGGCTTTCAGAGCTCCAACCTTTGCTGATATGTACCCTGAGTCAGCACCCAATCCTGACCTGAAGCCGGAGACAGCAAAAAATACCGAGATAGAGTTGAGAGGCGTATTTGGTGAGCAAAGTCGCTGGTCTGTGAATATATACCAGAATGATATGAAAGATATGCTCAACTATGCTCTTCGAGATGGTAAGTTCCAAACGTTTAACGTTGACAAAGCCCGTATCCGAGGCATTGAGTTTGAGGTTGGTACTCATTATCTCGGCTGGGAAATCAATACTAATTTGACTTATGTTGACCCTGAAAACCGTTCCGGTGCAAACAGTGGTAAAAAACTCCACTATAGAGCTCAGCAAATGGCTGCTCTGAATATGGATAAAGACTTTGGTCGCTGGTCGCTTGGAGGAACCTTCCGAGCCCAGGGCAAATCCTGGGTGAATACAACCAATACTGAACAGCTGCCTGGTTTTGGAACTGTTGATCTCCGAGCTTCGGTTGAGCTAATGCCTCAGCTGGAAACACAGTTTAAGGTGGTCAACCTGCTGGATAAGAACTATCAGCCGGTTGACGGATATCGGGGTGAGCCAAGAGGCGTATTTGCAACTCTTGTCTGGTCACCTGAGTTGTAA
- a CDS encoding cobalamin-binding protein, producing the protein MKTPLAPYKTLKNRLPRLMLAMVLANAVALACSIARASESDSQYCVTDMNDRAVCLDTRSPRIISLSPGSTELLFAAGAGDRVIAVDQHSDFPEAVKQLPNVGGYPNVSVEAIVAMKPDLVVVWTAGNSQKLIEQLESLGISTFHIDVVDFTGIKQALRSLGQVAGTVKTAEQVVGDFTARLHTLQSQYARRELVSVFFEIWRSPLMTVGNGLVIDDVISLCGGRNIYGDVSERIPKIGIESLITRDPQVIIGSDPQGDTPQTRKALLGYWSQWQNLQAVQRQQLFSVPSDLIARPTPRILDGAEMICRQLQAVRSKASHAERMAAQIPLHQENPL; encoded by the coding sequence ATGAAAACACCTTTAGCACCCTACAAGACACTGAAGAACAGGCTGCCTCGGTTAATGCTGGCGATGGTCTTGGCCAATGCCGTTGCGTTGGCTTGCAGTATTGCCCGGGCCAGTGAGTCTGACAGTCAGTATTGTGTGACCGATATGAACGACCGTGCTGTCTGTCTGGATACCCGTTCGCCCAGAATCATCAGTCTGTCTCCGGGTTCTACTGAATTGTTATTTGCTGCCGGTGCCGGTGATCGTGTTATTGCGGTTGATCAGCACAGCGACTTCCCTGAAGCGGTCAAACAGCTGCCCAATGTGGGTGGCTACCCTAATGTGAGTGTTGAAGCCATTGTGGCCATGAAGCCCGATCTGGTGGTGGTCTGGACTGCCGGTAATTCCCAAAAGTTGATTGAGCAGCTGGAGTCCCTGGGCATCAGCACCTTTCATATCGATGTGGTGGATTTTACCGGCATTAAGCAGGCCCTCCGCAGTCTCGGGCAGGTGGCCGGAACCGTAAAAACAGCCGAACAGGTTGTTGGTGACTTTACCGCGCGTTTGCACACACTGCAGAGTCAGTATGCCCGGCGTGAACTGGTATCGGTGTTCTTTGAAATCTGGCGATCCCCACTGATGACGGTGGGTAATGGCCTGGTGATTGATGATGTTATTTCGTTGTGCGGTGGCCGGAATATCTATGGTGATGTCTCCGAACGTATTCCCAAAATCGGTATCGAATCCCTGATTACCCGTGATCCACAGGTCATTATTGGTTCCGATCCGCAAGGCGATACCCCGCAAACCCGCAAAGCGTTGCTGGGCTACTGGAGTCAGTGGCAAAACCTGCAGGCGGTACAGCGCCAACAACTGTTTTCGGTGCCCAGTGACCTGATTGCCAGACCAACGCCCAGAATTCTGGACGGGGCAGAGATGATCTGCCGCCAGTTACAAGCGGTGCGCTCAAAGGCAAGCCACGCAGAGCGTATGGCTGCCCAGATACCACTTCATCAAGAAAACCCGCTCTGA
- a CDS encoding cob(I)yrinic acid a,c-diamide adenosyltransferase produces MTEKKGYRLTRIYTRTGDQGMTRIGDGQQLPKSHPRLHAIGSVDEANSWLGLLIHSLKQGNEVTENQLQQIQDIQHRMFDVGGELAMPGYQLIQEAHTKAIEALIDELNEPLPPLTNFTLPGGGLSACHCHMARTVSRRAERHIIELNEALQESGDKINEPLLKFVNRLSDLMYVLGRHCARQDEGEVLWQASEKSKTGS; encoded by the coding sequence ATGACTGAAAAAAAAGGCTACCGGCTAACCCGTATCTACACTCGAACTGGTGACCAGGGCATGACCCGCATTGGCGATGGCCAGCAGCTGCCAAAGTCACACCCCCGTCTCCACGCCATTGGTTCCGTGGATGAAGCCAACAGCTGGCTTGGCCTGTTGATCCACTCCCTGAAGCAGGGCAATGAAGTCACTGAAAACCAGTTGCAACAGATTCAGGATATCCAGCACCGGATGTTTGATGTGGGAGGTGAGCTGGCCATGCCGGGCTATCAGCTGATTCAGGAAGCCCATACCAAAGCGATTGAGGCTCTGATTGATGAACTCAATGAACCATTGCCGCCGCTGACAAACTTCACCCTGCCCGGTGGTGGTCTGTCTGCCTGCCATTGCCACATGGCCCGAACCGTATCCCGCCGGGCGGAGCGGCATATTATCGAGTTAAACGAAGCGCTTCAGGAAAGTGGTGACAAAATCAACGAACCATTACTGAAATTTGTGAATCGTTTGTCCGATCTTATGTACGTCCTTGGCCGTCATTGTGCCCGCCAGGATGAGGGAGAGGTCCTCTGGCAGGCATCCGAGAAAAGCAAAACAGGCTCCTGA